The Larus michahellis chromosome 2, bLarMic1.1, whole genome shotgun sequence genome window below encodes:
- the ZEB1 gene encoding zinc finger E-box-binding homeobox 1 isoform X1: protein MADGPRCKRRKQANPRRNNVTNYNNVVEANSDSDDEDKLHIVEEESVTDAADCDASVPEDDLPTDHTVLPENSEREGSTNGCWEDEAGKETKEILGPEAQTDEVGCTVKEDECDSDAENEQNHDPNVEEFLQQEDTAVIYPEAPEEDQRQGTPEASGQDENGTPDAFSQLLTCPYCDRGYKRFTSLKEHIKYRHEKNEDNFSCSLCSYTFAYRTQLDRHMTSHKSGRDQRHVTQSSGNRKFKCTECGKAFKYKHHLKEHLRIHSGEKPYECPNCKKRFSHSGSYSSHISSKKCIGLMPVNGRARSGLKTSQCSSPSLSASPGSPARPQIRQKIENKPLQEQLPVNQIKTEPVDYEFKPIVVASGINCSTPLQNGVFSGGSPLQATSSPQGVVQAVVLPTVGLVSPISINLSDIQNVLKVAVDGNVIRQVLENNHANLASKEQETISNASIQQGGHSLISAISLPLVDQDGTTKIIINYSLEQPSQLQVVPQNLKKENPVPTNSCKNEKLPEDLTVKSEKDKNFEGETNDSTCLLCDDCPGDLNALQELKHYETKNPPQLPQPSGTEAEKPDSPVPSETGETNLSPGQPPLKNLLSLLKAYYALNAQPSAEELSKIADSVNLPLDVVKKWFEKMQAGQISVQSSGPSSPEQVKLSSPADNDDQAATTNVSEPQNSTNNSQNPVSTTKSQTLPGGSTLNGSRSSTPSPSPLNLSSSRNSQGYTYTAEGVQEEPQVEPLDLSLPKQHGELLERSTITSVYQNSVYSVQEEPLNLTCAKKEPQKDNSITDSDPIVNVIPPSANPINIAIPTVTAQLPTIVAIADQNSVPCLRALAANKQTILIPQVAYTYSTTVSPAVQETPPKQTQANGNQDERQDTSSEGVSNVEDQNDSDSTPPKKKMRKTENGMYACDLCDKIFQKSSSLLRHKYEHTGKRPHECGICKKAFKHKHHLIEHMRLHSGEKPYQCDKCGKRFSHSGSYSQHMNHRYSYCKREAEERDSTEQEETGQEVLNNEHAGARASPSQIDSDERESLTREEEEDSEKEEEEEEEKEVEGLQEEKECRKLQEVEDDEEEEEEEEEEEEGKTEGNKNDEAVNQASNAEPEATQNDRQVSEEKNE, encoded by the exons ctggaaaagaaacaaaggaaatccTGGGGCCTGAAGCTCAGACAGATGAAGTTGGATGTACAG TAAAAGAAGATGAATGTGATTCTGATgcagaaaatgaacaaaaccatgACCCTAATGTTGAAGAATTCCTTCAGCAAGAAGATACAGCTGTCATTTACCCTGAAGCACCTGAGGAGGACCAGAGACAAGGCACGCCAGAAGCTAGTGGTCAGGATGAAAATG GAACGCCCGATGCATTTTCCCAACTGCTTACTTGCCCGTATTGTGATCGAGGGTACAAGCGTTTTACCTCTCTGAAGGAACACATTAAATATCgccatgaaaaaaatgaagataactTTAGTTGCTCCTTGTGCAGTTACACGTTTGCGTACAGAACGCAGCTCGACCGCCACATGACATCACACAAATCAGGAAGAGATCAA AGACATGTGACGCAGTCCAGTGGTAATCGAAAATTCAAGTGCACTGAATgtggaaaagcttttaaatataaacatcacctaaaGGAGCACCTACGAATCCACAGTG gaGAGAAGCCATATGAATGCCCAAACTGCAAGAAACGTTTTTCCCATTCTGGTTCATACAGTTCACACATAAGCAGTAAGAAGTGTATTGGTTTGATGCCCGTGAACGGTCGAGCTCGGTCAGGGCTCAAGACGTCTCAGtgctcctccccttccctttctgcaTCACCCGGTAGCCCAGCAAGACCACAGATACGACAAAAGATAGAAAATAAACCCTTGCAAGAGCAACTTCCTGTTAACCAAATCAAAACTGAACCTGTGGATTATGAATTCAAGCCCATAGTGGTTGCTTCAGGAATTAATTGTTCGACCCCTTTGCAGAATGGGGTTTTTAGTGGTGGTAGCCCATTGCAGGCAACCAGTTCTCCTCAGGGTGTGGTGCAAGCTGTTGTTCTACCAACAGTAGGTCTGGTGTCTCCCATAAGCATCAACTTAAGTGACATTCAAAATGTACTTAAAGTGGCAGTGGATGGTAATGTAATAAGGCAAGTATTGGAAAACAATCATGCTAATCTTGCATCCAAAGAACAAGAAACAATCAGCAATGCATCTATACAACAAGGTGGCCATTCCCTCATTTCAGCTATCAGTCTTCCTTTGGTTGACCAAGATGGGACAACCAAAATTATCATCAACTACAGCTTGGAGCAGCCGAGTCAACTTCAGGTTGTTCcacaaaatctaaaaaaagaaaaccctgttcCTACAAATAgttgcaaaaatgaaaaattgccaGAAGATCTTACAGTGAAGTCTGAGAAGGATAAGAACTTTGAAGGAGAGACCAATGATAGCACTTGTCTTCTTTGTGATGACTGTCCAGGAGATCTTAATGCACTTCAAGAATTAAAGCACTATGAAACAAAAAATCCTCCTCAGCTTCCTCAGCCCAGTGGAACAGAAGCTGAGAAGCCCGACTCCCCTGTCCCATCAGAAACTGGGGAGACCAACTTATCTCCTGGTCAGCCACCTTTAAAGAACCTTTTATCGCTTCTAAAAGCTTATTATGCATTAAATGCACAACCGAGTGCAGAAGAGCTTTCAAAAATAGCTGATTCAGTAAACCTACCACTGGATGTGGTAAAAAAGTGGTTTGAAAAAATGCAAGCTGGACAAATTTCTGTGCAATCTTCTGGACCATCTTCTCCTGAACAAGTTAAATTAAGCAGTCCCGCAGATAACGATGATCAAGCAGCAACTACAAATGTGAGCGAACCCCAGAACAGCACAAATAATTCACAAAATCCCGTCAGTACAACAAAATCCCAGACTTTACCAGGGGGATCAACTCTGAATGGTTCACGCAGTAGCACGCCATCCCCATCGCCACTAAACCTTTCTTCATCAAGAAATTCACAGGGTTATACGTACACAGCAGAGGGTGTACAAGAAGAGCCACAAGTCGAACCTCTTGACCTTTCGCTACCAAAGCAACATGGAGAACTGTTGGAAAGATCTACCATAACTAGTGTTTACCAGAACAGTGTTTATTCTGTCCAAGAAGAACCTTTGAACTTAACTTGTgcaaaaaaagaaccacaaaaggACAACAGTATTACAGACTCTGATCCTATTGTAAATGTAATCCCACCAAGTGCCAATCCCATAAATATTGCTATACCTACAGTCACTGCCCAGTTACCTACAATTGTTGCCATTGCTGACCAGAACAGTGTTCCATGCTTGAGAGCTCTTGCTGCCAATAAGCAAACCATTTTGATTCCACAGGTGGCTTATACATACTCTACTACAGTTAGTCCTGCAGTTCaagaaacaccaccaaaacaGACCCAAGCCAATGGAAATCAG GATGAAAGGCAAGACACTAGCTCAGAAGGAGTATCGAATGTAGAAGATCAAAATGATTCTGATTCAACACCCccaaagaaaaagatgagaaagacagaaaacggGATGTACGCGTGTGATTTAtgtgacaaaatatttcagaagagcagctcATTATTGAGACATAAGTATGAACACACAG GTAAAAGACCTCACGAGTGTGGAATCTgtaaaaaagcatttaaacacaAACACCATTTGATCGAACACATGCGACTGCATTCTGGGGAAAAACCCTACCAATGTGACAAATGTGGAAAGCGTTTTTCACACTCGGGGTCTTACTCCCAGCACATGAATCATCGCTATTCCTATTGcaaaagagaggcagaagagcGTGACAGCACGGAACAGGAGGAGACAGGCCAGGAGGTCCTCAATAACGAGCATGCTGGTGCCAGGGCGTCTCCATCGCAGATCGACTCGGATGAGAGAGAGAGTCTAaccagggaagaagaggaagacagtgaaaaagaggaagaggaggaggaagaaaaagaggtagaaggacttcaggaagaaaaagaatgcagGAAACTACAAGAAGtagaggatgacgaagaagaagaagaagaagaagaagaagaagaagaaggcaAAACTGAAGGTAACAAGAATGATGAAGCTGTAAATCAAGCAAGCAATGCAGAACCAGAAGCTACACAGAATGACAGGCAGGTGTCGGAAGAAAAAAACGAATAA
- the ZEB1 gene encoding zinc finger E-box-binding homeobox 1 isoform X2: MTSHKSGRDQRHVTQSSGNRKFKCTECGKAFKYKHHLKEHLRIHSGEKPYECPNCKKRFSHSGSYSSHISSKKCIGLMPVNGRARSGLKTSQCSSPSLSASPGSPARPQIRQKIENKPLQEQLPVNQIKTEPVDYEFKPIVVASGINCSTPLQNGVFSGGSPLQATSSPQGVVQAVVLPTVGLVSPISINLSDIQNVLKVAVDGNVIRQVLENNHANLASKEQETISNASIQQGGHSLISAISLPLVDQDGTTKIIINYSLEQPSQLQVVPQNLKKENPVPTNSCKNEKLPEDLTVKSEKDKNFEGETNDSTCLLCDDCPGDLNALQELKHYETKNPPQLPQPSGTEAEKPDSPVPSETGETNLSPGQPPLKNLLSLLKAYYALNAQPSAEELSKIADSVNLPLDVVKKWFEKMQAGQISVQSSGPSSPEQVKLSSPADNDDQAATTNVSEPQNSTNNSQNPVSTTKSQTLPGGSTLNGSRSSTPSPSPLNLSSSRNSQGYTYTAEGVQEEPQVEPLDLSLPKQHGELLERSTITSVYQNSVYSVQEEPLNLTCAKKEPQKDNSITDSDPIVNVIPPSANPINIAIPTVTAQLPTIVAIADQNSVPCLRALAANKQTILIPQVAYTYSTTVSPAVQETPPKQTQANGNQDERQDTSSEGVSNVEDQNDSDSTPPKKKMRKTENGMYACDLCDKIFQKSSSLLRHKYEHTGKRPHECGICKKAFKHKHHLIEHMRLHSGEKPYQCDKCGKRFSHSGSYSQHMNHRYSYCKREAEERDSTEQEETGQEVLNNEHAGARASPSQIDSDERESLTREEEEDSEKEEEEEEEKEVEGLQEEKECRKLQEVEDDEEEEEEEEEEEEGKTEGNKNDEAVNQASNAEPEATQNDRQVSEEKNE; the protein is encoded by the exons ATGACATCACACAAATCAGGAAGAGATCAA AGACATGTGACGCAGTCCAGTGGTAATCGAAAATTCAAGTGCACTGAATgtggaaaagcttttaaatataaacatcacctaaaGGAGCACCTACGAATCCACAGTG gaGAGAAGCCATATGAATGCCCAAACTGCAAGAAACGTTTTTCCCATTCTGGTTCATACAGTTCACACATAAGCAGTAAGAAGTGTATTGGTTTGATGCCCGTGAACGGTCGAGCTCGGTCAGGGCTCAAGACGTCTCAGtgctcctccccttccctttctgcaTCACCCGGTAGCCCAGCAAGACCACAGATACGACAAAAGATAGAAAATAAACCCTTGCAAGAGCAACTTCCTGTTAACCAAATCAAAACTGAACCTGTGGATTATGAATTCAAGCCCATAGTGGTTGCTTCAGGAATTAATTGTTCGACCCCTTTGCAGAATGGGGTTTTTAGTGGTGGTAGCCCATTGCAGGCAACCAGTTCTCCTCAGGGTGTGGTGCAAGCTGTTGTTCTACCAACAGTAGGTCTGGTGTCTCCCATAAGCATCAACTTAAGTGACATTCAAAATGTACTTAAAGTGGCAGTGGATGGTAATGTAATAAGGCAAGTATTGGAAAACAATCATGCTAATCTTGCATCCAAAGAACAAGAAACAATCAGCAATGCATCTATACAACAAGGTGGCCATTCCCTCATTTCAGCTATCAGTCTTCCTTTGGTTGACCAAGATGGGACAACCAAAATTATCATCAACTACAGCTTGGAGCAGCCGAGTCAACTTCAGGTTGTTCcacaaaatctaaaaaaagaaaaccctgttcCTACAAATAgttgcaaaaatgaaaaattgccaGAAGATCTTACAGTGAAGTCTGAGAAGGATAAGAACTTTGAAGGAGAGACCAATGATAGCACTTGTCTTCTTTGTGATGACTGTCCAGGAGATCTTAATGCACTTCAAGAATTAAAGCACTATGAAACAAAAAATCCTCCTCAGCTTCCTCAGCCCAGTGGAACAGAAGCTGAGAAGCCCGACTCCCCTGTCCCATCAGAAACTGGGGAGACCAACTTATCTCCTGGTCAGCCACCTTTAAAGAACCTTTTATCGCTTCTAAAAGCTTATTATGCATTAAATGCACAACCGAGTGCAGAAGAGCTTTCAAAAATAGCTGATTCAGTAAACCTACCACTGGATGTGGTAAAAAAGTGGTTTGAAAAAATGCAAGCTGGACAAATTTCTGTGCAATCTTCTGGACCATCTTCTCCTGAACAAGTTAAATTAAGCAGTCCCGCAGATAACGATGATCAAGCAGCAACTACAAATGTGAGCGAACCCCAGAACAGCACAAATAATTCACAAAATCCCGTCAGTACAACAAAATCCCAGACTTTACCAGGGGGATCAACTCTGAATGGTTCACGCAGTAGCACGCCATCCCCATCGCCACTAAACCTTTCTTCATCAAGAAATTCACAGGGTTATACGTACACAGCAGAGGGTGTACAAGAAGAGCCACAAGTCGAACCTCTTGACCTTTCGCTACCAAAGCAACATGGAGAACTGTTGGAAAGATCTACCATAACTAGTGTTTACCAGAACAGTGTTTATTCTGTCCAAGAAGAACCTTTGAACTTAACTTGTgcaaaaaaagaaccacaaaaggACAACAGTATTACAGACTCTGATCCTATTGTAAATGTAATCCCACCAAGTGCCAATCCCATAAATATTGCTATACCTACAGTCACTGCCCAGTTACCTACAATTGTTGCCATTGCTGACCAGAACAGTGTTCCATGCTTGAGAGCTCTTGCTGCCAATAAGCAAACCATTTTGATTCCACAGGTGGCTTATACATACTCTACTACAGTTAGTCCTGCAGTTCaagaaacaccaccaaaacaGACCCAAGCCAATGGAAATCAG GATGAAAGGCAAGACACTAGCTCAGAAGGAGTATCGAATGTAGAAGATCAAAATGATTCTGATTCAACACCCccaaagaaaaagatgagaaagacagaaaacggGATGTACGCGTGTGATTTAtgtgacaaaatatttcagaagagcagctcATTATTGAGACATAAGTATGAACACACAG GTAAAAGACCTCACGAGTGTGGAATCTgtaaaaaagcatttaaacacaAACACCATTTGATCGAACACATGCGACTGCATTCTGGGGAAAAACCCTACCAATGTGACAAATGTGGAAAGCGTTTTTCACACTCGGGGTCTTACTCCCAGCACATGAATCATCGCTATTCCTATTGcaaaagagaggcagaagagcGTGACAGCACGGAACAGGAGGAGACAGGCCAGGAGGTCCTCAATAACGAGCATGCTGGTGCCAGGGCGTCTCCATCGCAGATCGACTCGGATGAGAGAGAGAGTCTAaccagggaagaagaggaagacagtgaaaaagaggaagaggaggaggaagaaaaagaggtagaaggacttcaggaagaaaaagaatgcagGAAACTACAAGAAGtagaggatgacgaagaagaagaagaagaagaagaagaagaagaagaaggcaAAACTGAAGGTAACAAGAATGATGAAGCTGTAAATCAAGCAAGCAATGCAGAACCAGAAGCTACACAGAATGACAGGCAGGTGTCGGAAGAAAAAAACGAATAA